One genomic region from Motacilla alba alba isolate MOTALB_02 chromosome 5, Motacilla_alba_V1.0_pri, whole genome shotgun sequence encodes:
- the C5H14orf180 gene encoding nutritionally-regulated adipose and cardiac enriched protein homolog isoform X1, whose translation MHRKEKTDDSSSPPSILRKRPPVDQAVGEKRRAERRVRFREPEEVIEHVISCCDYVVADDRTSSGLPVLLWLLFCAVLILAVSLYYTSLKQDVTVLEEFQSRLVILFLHIRHVAQRCWTWFLR comes from the exons ATGCACAGGAAAGAGAAG ACAGATGacagcagctctcctccttCCATACTGAGGAAAAGGCCACCTGTGGACCAAGCTGTGGGGGAAAAGCGGAGAGCAGAGCGAAGGGTTCGATTTCGTGAGCCAGAAGAAGTCATTGAACATG tAATTTCTTGCTGTGACTACGTAGTAG CAGATGACAGGACATCATCTGGAttgcctgtgctcctgtggcTCTTGTTTTGTGCAGTGCTGATCCTTGCTGTGAGTCTCTACTACACCAGCCTGAAGCAAGATGTCACAGTCCTGGAGGAATTTCAATCCCGACTTGTCATCCTCTTTCTTCATATAAGACATGTGGCTCAGAGGTGCTGGACTTGGTTTCTGAGGTAG
- the C5H14orf180 gene encoding nutritionally-regulated adipose and cardiac enriched protein homolog isoform X2 has protein sequence MSQICPASLSDPSAKELQTDDSSSPPSILRKRPPVDQAVGEKRRAERRVRFREPEEVIEHVISCCDYVVADDRTSSGLPVLLWLLFCAVLILAVSLYYTSLKQDVTVLEEFQSRLVILFLHIRHVAQRCWTWFLR, from the exons ATGTCCCAAATATGTCCAGCCTCACTTTCTGATCCTAGTGCCAAAGAGCTGCAG ACAGATGacagcagctctcctccttCCATACTGAGGAAAAGGCCACCTGTGGACCAAGCTGTGGGGGAAAAGCGGAGAGCAGAGCGAAGGGTTCGATTTCGTGAGCCAGAAGAAGTCATTGAACATG tAATTTCTTGCTGTGACTACGTAGTAG CAGATGACAGGACATCATCTGGAttgcctgtgctcctgtggcTCTTGTTTTGTGCAGTGCTGATCCTTGCTGTGAGTCTCTACTACACCAGCCTGAAGCAAGATGTCACAGTCCTGGAGGAATTTCAATCCCGACTTGTCATCCTCTTTCTTCATATAAGACATGTGGCTCAGAGGTGCTGGACTTGGTTTCTGAGGTAG